ATCAAAATAAGTTCCCGGCGCCCCGCTGTGGCTGGCTTTACCGTCTTTAAATCTGAATCCGAATTTTGTCGCAATAAAAATCTTGTCGCGATTCGGAACCAATACTTTGGATATCAATTTTTCATTCTCCCCATTACCATACATATCAGCAGTATCGAGAAAATTCACACCTAAATCCAGTGCCTTATGTAAGGTACTGATACTTTCCTGTTCGTCTGTCGGGCCATACGCAAAGCTCATCCCCATACATCCTAATCCAATAGCAGATAGCTGCTCTCCCGTGTTTCCTAATTTTCTAAATTTCATGATAGCTTGTGATTTAAAATTTATAGAGCAAAATTATAACTGAAACGCAACGATTGCAATATAGAAATCAAACGAAGAATTATAAAAATCAAACAACAGCTGTTCGAACAGCATTCGGAGTCATTCCTGTTTGCTTTTTAAAATAATTGGTGAAATAAGCAGGTTCTTCAAACCCCAATCCGTAGGCGATTTCCGAGACGTTCCAATCCGTATGCTTTAATAAAGCATTTGCTTCCTGAATAATTCTTGAAGTAATCTGCTGGCTGGTTGTTCTTCCGGTAATTTCTTTTACTGAGCGGTTGAGAGAATTCACATGAATAGATAAATTCTCGGCATAATCCACAGGACTTTTTAATCTTAAAAAACGTTCCGGACTGTCGATGGGAAACTGTCTTTCAAGCAATTCCATGAATAACGAAGCCACTCGCTGTGAAGCATTTTGATAGGGTTCAAAATTTTCTGCAGGCTGCATTTTCACCGTTTCATGAATCAGAAGATGAAGATAAGCGCGCAGCATATCATATTTATGCAGATAATCCGATTGAATTTCGGTCATCATTTTAATAAAAATATCTGAAACAGTTTTCTGTTGATCCTCATCAATAAAGAAGATCGGAGTTCCGCCAATTCTGAAAAGCGGTGAATCCTGAAGCATTCCCAAACGGTTTCCATCATGTAAAAAATGATCAGTAAAAAGGCAGAAAAAACCTTTCTGATCATCGTCGTCAGCTTCCCAAGAATACGGAATTACAGGATTTGAAAACAGTAAGGCAGGTCGATCAACATGAATCCATTTGTCCGCATAATGAAGCTTTCCCTTTCCTATAATCAATGAAATTTTATAGTAATCTCTTCGGCTATAAGGCGTAATGGATGAACAATGTTCACGCGAAAATACATTGAAATGCCCAACTCCCGGCGTTTTAATACATTGCAAACCTTGATTCTGAGCATTTCGCTCATAAAAACCTTTTATTGTTTCTCTGGATTCCATGGAGCAAAATTATAAAATTCAAACAGAAGTTAAAGAGGAAAATAATCTTAATTGATAAAATTATTAATAGGCTCGAAGATGGAGATTTATACTATTTCGGATACGAAACTTCACCTTCGTTGAAACTAAAGACTAGATTAAATAAAAAACAAACGGCTGATCGAATGACCTGTCGTTTGAAAATTGAATGTATAGTTGATAGTTGAATTAATCGTGATGATGACCTTTGCCATGCTTTTCTTTATGGACATAAATC
The sequence above is a segment of the Chryseobacterium sp. MYb264 genome. Coding sequences within it:
- a CDS encoding helix-turn-helix domain-containing protein; this encodes MESRETIKGFYERNAQNQGLQCIKTPGVGHFNVFSREHCSSITPYSRRDYYKISLIIGKGKLHYADKWIHVDRPALLFSNPVIPYSWEADDDDQKGFFCLFTDHFLHDGNRLGMLQDSPLFRIGGTPIFFIDEDQQKTVSDIFIKMMTEIQSDYLHKYDMLRAYLHLLIHETVKMQPAENFEPYQNASQRVASLFMELLERQFPIDSPERFLRLKSPVDYAENLSIHVNSLNRSVKEITGRTTSQQITSRIIQEANALLKHTDWNVSEIAYGLGFEEPAYFTNYFKKQTGMTPNAVRTAVV